The proteins below are encoded in one region of Amycolatopsis acidiphila:
- a CDS encoding LacI family DNA-binding transcriptional regulator: protein MEKPPTIADVAKLAGVHKATASRALNPRTNGQVNPATARRVLTAAKRLRYQPNTVARSLSTNRSATVGVLIPDLTNPLFPLVVRGIEDALGSQGYTALLANTDNDPERADAQFDALLSRRVDGFLIATARRDDRLLTRAHDQGIAVVLVNRSTDLPLFPAVTGDDAAGVAAAVEHLRGLGHRRLAHLAGPAGMSTGSVRARAFRQHAGDEAPVVECASYTEEAGIDAARRLLDEHPATTGIVAGNDMIALGALQVLRERGLDCPRDVSVIGFNDMRFVDKLVPPLTTVHVPHHRLGAEAAQLLLEQLDRPDRAAKTVSLPLHLVVRGSTAPPP from the coding sequence ATGGAGAAGCCGCCCACGATCGCCGATGTCGCCAAGCTCGCCGGAGTGCACAAGGCGACCGCGTCCCGGGCTCTCAACCCCCGCACGAACGGCCAGGTGAACCCGGCGACGGCGCGCCGGGTGCTGACGGCGGCGAAACGGCTGCGCTACCAGCCGAACACGGTCGCGCGCAGCCTCAGCACGAACCGGTCGGCCACGGTCGGGGTGCTCATCCCGGACCTCACCAACCCGCTGTTCCCGCTGGTGGTCCGGGGCATCGAGGACGCGCTGGGCAGCCAGGGGTACACCGCGCTGCTGGCGAACACCGACAACGACCCGGAGCGCGCCGACGCCCAGTTCGACGCGCTGCTGTCCCGGCGGGTGGACGGGTTCCTGATCGCCACCGCTCGCCGCGACGACCGGTTGCTGACCCGCGCGCACGACCAGGGCATCGCGGTCGTGCTGGTGAACCGGTCGACAGACCTTCCGCTGTTCCCGGCGGTGACCGGCGACGACGCGGCCGGGGTGGCCGCCGCGGTGGAGCACCTGAGGGGGCTCGGTCACCGCCGGCTCGCGCACCTGGCCGGGCCGGCCGGGATGTCGACCGGCTCGGTGCGGGCACGGGCGTTCCGCCAGCACGCCGGGGACGAGGCGCCGGTGGTCGAATGCGCGTCCTACACCGAGGAGGCCGGCATCGACGCGGCGCGGCGACTGCTCGACGAGCACCCCGCGACCACCGGCATCGTCGCCGGCAACGACATGATCGCCCTGGGCGCGCTGCAGGTGCTGCGCGAGCGCGGGTTGGACTGCCCGCGGGACGTGTCGGTGATCGGCTTCAACGACATGCGCTTCGTGGACAAGCTGGTGCCGCCGCTGACCACCGTGCACGTGCCGCACCACCGGCTCGGCGCGGAGGCGGCCCAGTTGCTGCTGGAGCAGCTGGACCGCCCCGACCGCGCGGCGAAGACGGTGTCGCTTCCGCTGCACCTGGTGGTGCGCGGGTCGACGGCGCCGCCGCCTTAG
- a CDS encoding VOC family protein, translating into MPIPGLTHVDHLGITVPDLDQAREFFVDVLGCEYLYTLGPLRDDHGSWMREHLGVHERAVAPRLHFYRLGGQAVLEVFEYQAPDQRLDPPRNSDIGGHHLAFYVEDLDTAIADLRRRGLRVLGEPTASKGPHEGQRWVYFLSPWGLQCELVSYPHGKAFHRNPEAFA; encoded by the coding sequence GTGCCCATCCCCGGCCTCACTCATGTCGATCACCTCGGGATCACCGTCCCCGATCTCGACCAGGCCCGTGAGTTCTTCGTCGACGTCCTCGGGTGCGAGTACCTGTACACGCTCGGCCCGCTGCGCGACGACCACGGCAGCTGGATGCGCGAGCATCTCGGCGTGCACGAACGGGCCGTGGCGCCGCGGCTGCACTTCTACCGGCTCGGCGGGCAGGCGGTCCTCGAGGTCTTCGAGTACCAGGCGCCCGACCAGCGTCTCGACCCACCGCGCAACAGCGACATCGGCGGGCACCACCTGGCGTTCTACGTCGAGGACCTCGACACCGCGATCGCCGATCTGCGCCGGCGCGGCCTGCGCGTGCTCGGGGAGCCGACCGCCAGCAAGGGGCCGCACGAAGGGCAACGCTGGGTGTACTTCCTGTCGCCGTGGGGTCTGCAGTGTGAGCTAGTGTCCTATCCGCACGGCAAGGCGTTCCATCGCAACCCCGAAGCCTTCGCCTGA
- a CDS encoding dihydrolipoamide acetyltransferase family protein, with protein sequence MATLLRMPEVAAGASEAVLSEWLVKENDPFRAGDPIAVIETDKASVELAAEEDATILRALVPGGTSVEVGSPMAVLGAGGEEAGDLDRVLADLGVAGTSAPAPAPARREVPAPAPEPVPADTARRVFISPLARKLLKEAGLAPERVPGTGPNGRIVRRDVEQAIAAARQHATAPTAPSSATAPAEPVAGDGFQEIPHSRPRRAIAARLTESKRTVPHFYLKRTARVDELLALRQRLNAVSPHKISVNDLVLRAVAVAHQEVPEANVVWTDDALRQFDSADIAVAIAAGRGLVTPVLRGVEKSTPSAIAAQVRKFARQADDGTLRQSDLEGGSISVTNLGMYGVEEFSAIINPPHSAILAVGAAVATPVVVDGAVGVATQLTLVLSVDHRAIDGALAARWMAALVRTLEEPLRLVA encoded by the coding sequence ATGGCGACGCTGCTGCGTATGCCCGAAGTCGCGGCCGGTGCGAGTGAAGCCGTGCTGTCCGAATGGCTGGTGAAGGAGAACGACCCGTTCCGGGCGGGCGACCCGATCGCGGTGATCGAGACCGACAAGGCATCGGTCGAGCTCGCCGCCGAGGAGGACGCGACGATCCTGCGTGCCCTGGTGCCCGGCGGCACTTCGGTCGAGGTCGGCTCGCCGATGGCGGTGCTGGGTGCCGGCGGGGAGGAGGCCGGTGATCTCGACCGCGTGCTGGCCGACCTCGGCGTTGCCGGGACGTCCGCACCGGCCCCCGCCCCGGCCCGCCGCGAAGTTCCGGCCCCGGCACCGGAACCCGTGCCCGCCGACACTGCCCGGCGCGTCTTCATCAGCCCGCTCGCTCGCAAACTGCTCAAGGAAGCCGGCCTCGCTCCGGAGCGGGTGCCGGGCACCGGCCCGAACGGCCGGATCGTCCGCCGGGACGTCGAGCAGGCGATCGCCGCCGCGCGGCAGCACGCCACCGCGCCGACCGCTCCGTCCTCGGCGACCGCGCCCGCAGAACCGGTGGCCGGGGACGGTTTCCAGGAGATCCCGCACTCCCGGCCGCGCCGCGCGATCGCCGCCCGGCTCACCGAGAGCAAGCGGACGGTTCCGCACTTCTACCTCAAGCGCACCGCCCGGGTGGACGAGCTGCTGGCTCTGCGGCAGCGGCTCAACGCGGTGTCCCCGCACAAGATCTCGGTCAACGACCTGGTGCTCCGCGCGGTCGCGGTGGCCCACCAGGAGGTCCCCGAGGCGAACGTCGTGTGGACCGACGACGCGCTGCGGCAGTTCGACTCGGCCGACATCGCCGTCGCCATCGCGGCCGGGCGTGGGCTCGTCACCCCGGTGCTGCGCGGGGTGGAGAAGAGCACGCCGAGCGCGATCGCGGCACAGGTGCGGAAGTTCGCCCGGCAGGCCGACGACGGCACCCTGCGCCAGAGCGATCTCGAAGGCGGCTCGATCAGCGTGACGAACCTCGGCATGTACGGCGTCGAGGAGTTCTCGGCGATCATCAACCCACCGCATTCGGCGATCCTGGCCGTCGGCGCGGCCGTCGCGACCCCGGTCGTGGTCGATGGCGCCGTCGGGGTCGCGACACAGCTGACGCTCGTGCTGTCGGTCGACCACCGTGCCATCGACGGCGCGCTCGCCGCCCGCTGGATGGCGGCACTGGTGCGGACGCTGGAAGAACCGCTGCGGCTGGTCGCCTAA
- a CDS encoding GntR family transcriptional regulator, whose protein sequence is MTGRTGVPAAVASQRIAEEIREQILNGTLPPGTRIIQDELAEQLRTSRLPVREALRILQSRGLVTLRSNQGAWVTSMDMRECELSYKIRERVEPLLLAESAPRLSDDDIAGLARLQDRIEQAPGVEEFLVLDRELHWATYRHHQAEELASIVARLWDTTQHYRRAFTRLTGERRRWIIGSEHRLLIEALRDRDHTSAERILELHIRRTRVELAQHPEVFQVS, encoded by the coding sequence GTGACTGGTCGCACTGGCGTGCCGGCGGCCGTCGCGAGCCAGCGCATCGCCGAGGAGATCCGCGAACAGATCCTGAACGGCACGCTCCCGCCCGGCACCCGGATCATCCAGGACGAGCTCGCCGAACAGCTGCGGACCAGCCGGCTGCCGGTGCGCGAGGCGCTGCGCATCCTGCAGTCGCGCGGCCTGGTCACCCTGCGGTCGAACCAGGGCGCGTGGGTCACCAGCATGGACATGCGCGAATGCGAGCTCAGCTACAAGATCCGCGAGCGGGTGGAGCCCCTGCTGCTCGCCGAGTCCGCACCCCGGCTGTCCGACGACGACATCGCCGGGCTGGCCCGGCTGCAGGACCGGATCGAGCAGGCACCCGGCGTCGAGGAGTTCCTGGTGCTCGACCGGGAGCTGCACTGGGCCACCTACCGCCACCACCAGGCCGAGGAGCTGGCGTCGATCGTGGCCCGGCTGTGGGACACCACCCAGCACTACCGCCGCGCGTTCACCAGGCTCACCGGCGAGCGCCGCCGCTGGATCATCGGCTCCGAGCACCGGCTGCTCATCGAGGCCCTGCGCGACCGCGACCACACCTCCGCCGAGCGCATCCTGGAACTGCACATCCGCCGCACCCGGGTCGAGCTCGCGCAGCACCCCGAGGTCTTCCAGGTCAGCTGA
- a CDS encoding LacI family transcriptional regulator, translated as MTNPPPTRYVLPLAEMSTMTARLLLDRMQHPRDAAPAEPNVMRFEGRLVVRESTAPPRSHELS; from the coding sequence GTGACCAACCCGCCGCCGACCCGGTACGTCCTGCCGCTGGCCGAGATGAGCACGATGACCGCCCGGCTGCTGCTCGACCGCATGCAGCACCCGCGCGACGCGGCTCCGGCGGAGCCGAACGTGATGCGCTTCGAGGGCAGGCTCGTGGTCCGGGAGTCCACGGCGCCGCCGCGGTCGCACGAGCTCAGCTGA
- a CDS encoding alpha-ketoacid dehydrogenase subunit alpha/beta: MPTRENLAAAAPWVELATSAEDWDGADPDLLLRMLGQALWIRTFEEYVLELAAQGLVHGPAHSSIGQEGGAVGSIVSLRSDDYVNGSHRGHHQFLAKAFGHVMARKSGVLPELDDEVRTVLRRTLAEICGLAEGYCRGRGGSMHLRWREAGAMGTNAIVGGGVPQAAGFAFNQRRAGTDAVTVSYFGDGAVNIGSVLETFNLAAAWRLPVCFFIENNQYAVSTSVAEATAEARLSGRGPGFGIPSWRVDGMDPLAVHLAMTDALAHMRAGNGPAIVEADLYRYLHQNGPYPGSAFGYRDKAEEQAWRDRDPVDLLQSHVVRRGLATVDEVAAAREEVTAALHEIGDSLLEPVPDGKPGQRRIKASAWPGPGFVDVGVRGDLGELAGSRYEEAETFSGELAERRFIDVVSEVLGRRLETDERVVVLGEDVHRLKGGTNGATRRACEVAPERVLGTPISENAFTGLGGGMALDGRFRPIVEYMYADFMWVAADQLFNQVAKARHMFGGESPVPFVLRTKLAAGTGYGSQHTNDPAGVLVTAPGLRVVAPSNPFDYVGLLNTALACDDPVVVLEHVDLYTSTGAGPVSDVDYRIPVGKAALRREGDDLTVISYLSMVGHCLEALDQVPQLHADLVDLRWLDPASLDWDTIERSVRKTNRVLIVEQGARGMSYGGWLADEIQRRLFDWLDAPIERVTGAEASPSISKVLERAAIACTEEVVTALRDIAAH; encoded by the coding sequence ATGCCCACCCGTGAGAACCTGGCTGCCGCCGCCCCGTGGGTCGAGCTGGCGACCTCGGCCGAGGACTGGGACGGCGCGGATCCGGACCTGCTGCTGCGGATGCTGGGCCAGGCGCTGTGGATCCGCACGTTCGAGGAGTACGTGCTGGAGCTGGCCGCGCAGGGGCTGGTGCACGGGCCGGCCCATTCGAGCATCGGGCAGGAGGGCGGCGCGGTCGGCTCGATCGTGTCGCTGCGCAGCGACGACTACGTCAACGGCTCGCACCGCGGGCACCACCAGTTCCTGGCGAAGGCGTTCGGGCACGTGATGGCCCGCAAGTCCGGCGTGCTGCCCGAGCTGGACGACGAGGTGCGCACGGTGCTGCGCCGCACCCTCGCCGAGATCTGCGGGCTGGCCGAGGGCTACTGCCGCGGCCGGGGCGGCTCGATGCACCTGCGCTGGCGCGAGGCGGGCGCGATGGGCACGAACGCGATCGTCGGCGGCGGCGTCCCGCAGGCCGCGGGCTTCGCGTTCAACCAGCGCCGCGCGGGCACCGACGCCGTGACGGTGAGCTATTTCGGCGACGGGGCGGTGAACATCGGTTCGGTGCTGGAGACGTTCAACCTCGCCGCGGCCTGGCGGCTGCCGGTGTGCTTCTTCATCGAGAACAACCAGTACGCGGTCTCGACCTCGGTGGCCGAGGCGACCGCGGAGGCGCGGTTGTCCGGCCGTGGCCCGGGCTTCGGGATCCCGAGCTGGCGGGTCGACGGGATGGATCCACTGGCTGTGCACCTGGCCATGACCGACGCGCTGGCGCACATGCGCGCCGGGAACGGCCCGGCGATCGTGGAAGCCGACCTGTACCGGTACCTCCACCAGAACGGGCCGTACCCGGGCAGCGCGTTCGGCTACCGCGACAAGGCGGAGGAGCAGGCCTGGCGCGACCGTGACCCGGTGGACCTGTTGCAGTCGCACGTGGTCCGGCGTGGACTGGCCACTGTGGACGAAGTGGCGGCCGCGCGCGAGGAGGTCACCGCGGCCCTGCACGAGATCGGGGACTCGCTGCTCGAACCCGTGCCGGACGGCAAGCCGGGGCAGCGCCGGATCAAGGCCTCCGCCTGGCCCGGCCCCGGGTTCGTCGACGTCGGGGTGCGTGGTGACCTCGGTGAGCTGGCGGGGAGCCGGTACGAGGAGGCCGAAACGTTCTCGGGCGAGCTCGCCGAGCGCCGGTTCATCGACGTGGTGAGCGAGGTCCTCGGGCGCCGGCTGGAGACGGACGAGCGCGTCGTCGTGCTGGGCGAGGACGTGCACCGCCTCAAGGGCGGCACCAACGGCGCTACCCGCCGCGCTTGCGAGGTCGCGCCCGAACGGGTGCTGGGCACCCCGATCAGCGAGAACGCCTTCACCGGGCTCGGCGGCGGGATGGCACTGGACGGGCGGTTCCGGCCGATCGTCGAGTACATGTACGCGGACTTCATGTGGGTCGCGGCCGACCAGTTGTTCAACCAGGTCGCCAAGGCCCGCCACATGTTCGGCGGCGAAAGCCCGGTGCCGTTCGTGTTGCGCACGAAGCTCGCCGCCGGTACCGGGTACGGCTCGCAGCACACGAACGATCCCGCCGGGGTGCTCGTGACGGCGCCCGGGCTGCGGGTGGTCGCGCCGTCGAACCCGTTCGACTACGTCGGCCTGCTCAACACCGCGCTCGCCTGCGACGACCCGGTCGTGGTGCTCGAGCACGTCGACCTCTACACCTCGACCGGGGCAGGCCCGGTGTCCGATGTGGACTACCGGATCCCCGTCGGCAAGGCGGCGCTGCGCCGCGAAGGCGACGACCTGACCGTGATCTCGTACCTGTCCATGGTCGGTCACTGCCTCGAAGCGCTCGACCAGGTGCCGCAGCTGCACGCCGACCTGGTCGACCTGCGCTGGCTGGACCCTGCCAGCCTCGACTGGGACACCATCGAGCGCAGCGTGCGCAAGACCAACCGCGTGCTGATCGTCGAGCAGGGCGCCCGCGGCATGTCGTACGGCGGATGGCTTGCCGACGAGATCCAGCGCCGCCTGTTCGACTGGCTCGACGCGCCGATCGAGCGCGTCACCGGCGCGGAGGCCTCGCCGAGCATCAGCAAGGTCCTCGAGCGGGCCGCGATCGCCTGTACCGAGGAAGTCGTCACCGCACTGCGCGACATCGCCGCCCACTGA